Below is a genomic region from Myxococcus fulvus.
ATCGCCTCTTCGTCAGCCACTGGCGCGGTGGGCTCGTCATCCTCGACGCGAAGGACCCGGCGAACGTGAAGCGGCTGGGGGCGTATGCGTACCCTCGCGCCACGAGCCATACCTCGCGCGTGGCCTACTTCAACAACAACCTCATCGCCTTCGAGGGCGGAGAGGACTGGGGCGCGCACCTGCGCGTGCTCAATCTCAACGACCCGGAGAACGCCACGCTCATCGGCGAGTACCAGCTCCCCGAGTGGGCCTCCATCCACAACATGGAACTCAAGGGCTCGCGGCTCTACCTCGCCCACTACCAGCACGGCCTGCGCGTGCTGGATGTCTCCAAGCCCCGGGAGCCTCGGTCATTGGGTCACTTCCACACGGTGCGGGAATCGAGCCAGGGGATGAACTACTGGGACGGCGCCATCGGCATCCGCCTGCCGGGAGATGGTTACGTGTACGTCGTCGACACGACGCGCGGGCTGCTCATCTTCCCGGAGATTTGAGCGGCGGCGCTCGGGTACCGTGCGGGCCATGCCCATCGTCCATGACTGGCTGGCCCGACGCGCGGCCCTGGACCCCGACCACCTGGCCCTCGTCGACGCCACCCAGGGCGGACGTCGCAGTTCGTATCGCGAGTGGGACGCCCGCGCCTCCCGCACCGCCGCGTACCTGCATCACGCCCTCGGGGTCCGGCGAGGCGAGCGCGTCGCGGTGCTCGCCCACAACCGCGTCGAGACGCTGGACCTGCTCTTCGCCTGCGCGAAGCTGGGCGCCATCCTCCAGCCGCTCAACTGGCGCCTCAGTGCGCCGGAGCTCTCCGGCATCCTCGCCGACGCGGAGCCCGTGGTGCTCGTGTACGGCTCGGAGCTGCGCGCCCAGTCCCTCGCCGTGCGCGAGCACGCGCCCTTCGTGCGCCACTGGCTCACCTTCGATGGGCCGGGCGCGGATGAGCGCCACTTCGTGGCCGAGCGGGACGCGGCGCCCGAGTCCCCGCTGCCCGCGCTGGAGCTGGAGGCCGAGGCGCCGTGGGTGCTCTGCTACACGGGCGGCAGCACCGGTGTGCCGAAGGCCGCGGTGCTCACCCATGGCTCCCTCGCCGCGAACGCCGTCAACACGGTGGTGAGCTGGGGCCTCACGTCCGATGACGTGGCCGTGCTCAACGCGCCGCTGTTCCACACGGGAGGACTCAATGTCTTCACGCTGCCCCTGGTGTACGTGGGGGGCGCGTCCGTGGTGTGCAAGGGCTTCGAGGTGGAGCAGGTGTTCGACCTCATCGAGCGCCGCGAGGTGAGCCTGTTCTTCGGCGTGCCCACCATGTTCATCGAGCTGCAGCGTCACGCGCGCTTCGAGGCGATGGACTTCTCCCATCTCAAGCTCGTCGTCAGCGGCGGGGCGCCGTGTCCTCCGCCCGTGTTCGAGCGCTTCTTCGCCAAGGGCGTGGCCTTCAAGACGGGCTATGGCCTCACGGAGGCGGGGCCCAACAACTTCTGGCTGCCGCCTGCGGACGTGCGCCGCAAGCCGGGCTTCGTCGGCGTGCCGCTGTTCCAGGTGGAGGCCCGCATCGACGGTGAGCGTCAGCCCGGGGACGTGGGCGAGCTGCTGCTGCGCGGGCCGCACGTGTGCGCCGGTTACTGGCGACGTCCGGAGGAGACCGCGCGCACCATCATTGGCGGGTGGCTGCACACCGGAGACCTGGCCCTGCGCGACGCGGAGGGCTGCTTCCGAATTGTCGGCCGGCACAAGGACCTCATCATCTCCGGCGGCGAGAACATCTACCCCGCCGAGGTGGAGAGCGTGCTCGCCGGACACCCCGACGTCGCGGAGGTCGCCGTCATCGGCGTGCCCGACGCGAAGTGGGGCGAGACACCGCGCGCGCTCGTCGTGCCTCGCGCCGGGACGACGCCCACCGCCGAGTCCCTGCTGTCGTTCTGCGAGGGTCGACTGGCGCGTTACAAGACGCCGCGCTCCGTGCGCTTCGTCGAGTCCCTGCCGCGCACCTCCGCTGGCAAGGTGGACCGTCGCGCGCTGTCCGCCGCGCACGGTCAGCCTTGAGCGGGCGCCCACCCTCTGAATTATTCCATTGAGTGGAGAAACATGGACGCTCGGGGATTCCGTTCTGAACAGCCGATGTCCGGGACTTTATTCTCCGTCCGGCAAAAGTATCGAGATTTTCTGTGAATACTTGAATTGATTGACTCGGGTGCTGAATCCCGCTTCCGATGGTCCGCGAGGCGTCGCGGGCGAGGGTGTCCGCGTGCGCCGGTCCCCCGTTCAGAAAGGAAGCCCCCGATGAACCGAAGACTGCATGCGCTCCGGACCGCGACGGCGTTGTTCACCACCCTGGCCCTCCCTGGCGCCGCGCTCGCCGCGAGCGAGGACATCTCTCCCGAGGTGCTCACCGCGATGCAGCGGGACCTGGGGCTCACCGCCGAACAGGCCCGGCAACGGCTGGAGACGGAGGCGCTCACGGTGCACACGGAGCGGACGCTGCGTGGCGAACTGGGCACCTCCTTCGGCGGCGCATGGCTGAACGAGACAGGAGACCGGCTCGTCGTCGGTGTCACCACCGCCGCGGGAGAGCAGGCCGCGAGGCGCGCGGGCGCGGAGCCTCGCTGGGTGACGCGCACGGAGCGGGAGCTGGACGCGCTCAAGGAGGCGCTGGACCGGGGCGCGGACGTGGCCAGCAAGGACATCCATGGCTGGTACGTGGACCTGCCCACCAACAGCGTGGTGGTGCTCGCCCGGGACGCGGCGGTGGTGAACGCGGAGCGCTTCGTCGCGGAGAGCGGCGCGGCCGACACCGCCGTGCGCGTGGTCATCTCCCAGGAGAAGCCCCGCCCCTTCTACGACTTGCGCGGCGGTGACGCGTATTACATCAACGGCAACACGCGCTGCTCCATCGGCTTCCCCGTGGCCGGAGGCTTCGTCACCGCGGGCCACTGCGGCGGGGTGAACTCCTCCACCCAGGGCCACAACGGCGCGGGCCAGGGGACGGTGCGCGGCTCGTCCTTCCCGAACAACGACTACGCCTGGGTGCAGGTCAACGGCAACTGGGCCTCGCAGCCTTGGGTCTACAACTACGCGGGCGGCAACGTCATCGTCGCGGGCTCCGCGGAGGCGGGCATCAACGCGTCCGTGTGTCGCTCCGGCTCCACCACCGGCTGGCGCTGCGGCGTCATCCAGGCGAAGAACGTCACCGTCAACTACGACGTCGGCCCCGTGTACGGGCTCACGCGCAGCAACGCGTGCGCGGCGGGCGGCGACTCGGGCGGCTCTTTCATCTCCGGCAACCAGGCGCAGGGCGTGACGTCGGGCGGCTCGGGCGACTGCAACACGGGCGGCACCACGTACTTCCAGCCGGTGAACGAGATTCTCTCCGTCTACGGCCTGTCGCTCACCACCAACGGCGGCAGCGGGGGACGAGAAATCGTCGGGCTCGCGGGCAAGTGCATCGACGTGGACCACTCCAACACGGCCAACGGCACGGCCATCCAGCTGTGGGACTGCAACGGCTCCAACGCGCAGAAGTGGACCTTCCACGGCGACGGGACGCTGCGCGCCTTCGGCAAGTGCATGGACGTGACGTGGGGCTCCACGGCCAACGGTGCGCTCATCCAGCTGCACGACTGCACGGGCAACCCCGCGCAGCAGTTCGTCCTCAGCGGCGCCGGGGACCTGGTCAACCCGCAGGCCAACAAGTGCGTGGACGTGTCGGAGTGGAACAGCAACAACGGCACGCGGCTGCAAATCTGGGAGTGTGCCGGCACCGCGAACCAGAAGTGGTACCTGCGCTGACCTGAGACTCCCCGGAGCACCGGGCCGGACGGGGCGGCGGATGCCCGTCCGGCTCCTGGGCGTGCGGGGGCCGTCCGGTAACAAATCGTCATCCGGGGGACGCACCCCGGACATCTCCCGGTGCCACCGTTCGAGGCGTGGCCCGGGAGCTCGATGGCCCTCGCCAGGCCCGGACGGCGCCCGGCGGACGGCGACAGACTCCTCCCGCCTGCTCCCGGGCCACCGCTCCGCTGTTACCCTCCTGGTGGGAAGGTCCGCGGAAATGCAGGAGGCTTGGAACCCATGGAACAGCTCAGCCGCCCCTCGCTGGAGGAGGGCACCATCCAGGTCCTGCTCGTCGAGGATGACGAGCGTCTGGCGCGGCTCACCGCCCGCTACCTCCAGGAGCACGGCCTCGTGGTGACGCTGGCGCACAGCGGCTCCGACGCGCTCGCCGAGTCCAACCGCCACGTGTTCGACGTCATCCTCCTGGACCTGATGCTCCCCGGCCGCGATGGCCTGGAGGTCTGCCGGGATTTGCGAGGCCGCACCGACGTCCCCATCATCATGGTCACCGCGCGCGGCGAGGAGGCCGACCGCGTGCTCGGCCTGGAGACGGGCGCGGACGACTACCTGGCCAAGCCCTACTCCTCGCGCGAGCTGCTCGCCCGCATCCGCGCCCAGGTGCGCCGCGCCAGGGGCAAGGCGGGGCCTTCCTCCCAGCCGGTGCAGGCCGGACGGCTGATGATGGACCCGCGCAGCCTGCGCGCCACGCTCGACGGCCGCGCGCTGCACCTCACCACCTACGAGTTCAGCCTGCTGCGTGTCCTGGCCGAGCGCGCCGGCCGCGTGCTCAGCCGCGAGCAGCTGCTCGATTTGGTGAAGGGCAGCGCGGACGAGGTGTTCGACCGCTCGGTGGACGTGCACATCTTCCGCCTGCGCCAGAAGCTGGAGGTGGACCCTCGCAATCCCCTGATGCTGAAAACGGTGCGCGGCGCCGGCTACATGCTCGCGACCGGAGAGGAGTCGTGAGTCGTCGTCCGCGCACTCCCGGCCGTCTGCTGCTGCGCATCTACCTGGTGGGAATCGCCCAGCTCGTGCTCGTCGTCGCCACGCTGTTCGCGGCGCGCTCGTTCGTCGTCGACAAGCCGCTGCGGCACGGCTTCATCCGTCACGCCGCGTACAACATCCGCGAGTGGGAGGAGCTGCTCGAGGACCCGGTGGCGCTCCAGGCCTCGCTGGACCGCGCCGCGCGGCTGCTCGAGGCGAAGGTGACGCTGCGAGACGCCTCGGGCCGGCTCATCGCCACCAACACCTCGGCGCCCGCTCCCGAGCTCACCCCCGTGGAGCTGGACGAGCTGGTCCTGCACGGCGAGCGCCTGTCGCGCGGCCGTCCGCCGCACTCGCTCACGCTGCCGATTCCAGAAGAGGGGCCGCTGGAGGCGTACGCCACCATCATCACCCGTCCTCCCGAGCCGCCGCCGGGGAACACCGCGCTGGTGGTGTGCGCGGTGCTGTTGTCCACGGCCATCACCTCGCTGGCCTTCGCGCGCACGCTGGCCCGTCCGCTCCAGCGGCTCGCCGAGGTGGCGCGCGCCCTGGGCGAGGGGAAGCTGGACACGCGCACCGGCATCCGGCGCCGCGATGAGCTGGGGCAGGTGGCGGAGGCCTTCGACGAGATGGCCTGCCGGCTCACCCACCTCCTGCGCTCGCAGAAGGAGCTGCTGGCCAACGTGTCGCACGAGCTGCGCACGCCGCTGGCGCGCATCCGCGTGGCCCTGGACCTGGCGGAGGAGGGCAACGCGGAGACCGCGCGCGAGATGCTCTCCGACATCACCAGTGACCTGGCCGAGCTGGAGCAACTGGTGGATGACGTGCTCACCGCGGCGCGGCTGGATCTGACCACGGGGAACGCGGGCGTGGGCGCGCCTCCGCTGCGACAGGAGCAGGTGGAGGTCCAGAGCCTGGTGGACAAGGCCGCCTCGCGCTTCCGCACCGCGCGCCCCGGGAGGGTCCTGGAGGTGAGCGTGGAGGGCTCGCTGCCGCCCGTGGAGGTGGACCCGGTGCTGCTGCGCCGCGCGCTGGACAACCTGCTCGACAACGCGGGCAAGTACTCGGAGCCGAAGAGCCCCGTACGGCTGCGAGCCCAGGCCGCCGGGACGCCGGACACACTCTCGCTGGAGGTGGCGGACGAGGGCATCGGCATCGAGTCGGAGGACCTGCTGCGCGTGGGCACCCCCTTCTTCCGCACGGACCGCAGCCGCGCCCGCCGCACGGGCGGAATCGGCATGGGCCTGGCGCTGGCCCGTCGCATCGTCGATGCACACGGCGGCACGCTGACGCTGGAGAGCCAGCCGGGCGTGGGCACCACGGCGCGCATCCTGCTACCGCTGCCACCGTCGGAGCTGACTACAGGCCGACGTGAAACGTCGTCACCGCCCGGGCATCGTCGTGGCGCGTGAGCGTGACCCGGGCCGTGGGCGCGCCGCTGTGCTGGAAGGCGAACGTGAGCAGGCCCCGCATGAAGTGCGGCGGGTCCGCCCGGCGGCGGGGATGGTCGAGGAACTCCCGCACCGGGTACAGGCTCAGCTCCCATCCCCCGTCATCGCCCGTCGGCGTCACCGAGGCGTCGAGGAAGTTGTTGATGGAGCGCAGCGAGCGCGAGAGCCGCAGCAACATCTTCTCCGGGCCCACCACCTGGGCGAAGTCCTGGAGCGCCGTGCCCAGGCGCGCCTGGATGAACGCGCGCGCGAAGCGCAGGCCCAGCTCGTACTCGGCCTCCTCGCGCGACAGGTGGGGCAGGGTGGTGGCGGAGAGCAGCTGGATGCTCTGCGGCCACACCGCGCAGGGGTAGGCCGTGTGCAGGGGCCGCAGCGCGAAGATGCCCTGCCGCTCCAGCGCCTTCTGGGTGAGCTCCGTCAAGGGGGCCGCCGCCGCCAGCAGCGTCTCCAGCGCGTATCCGAACACCACGGGCTCGCGCCCGGGGGCCCGCGTCAATGCCAGCGCCATGTCTCCTACCTCCGTGTGCGGATGAAGGACGTCCATCCAGGTTGGAGCAGCAGACTGCCCGGCGCGGCTGTGCTGGGCGTTGCGCGGGTGTGAAGAAAGGTTAACGCCCGGAGCCCGAGGGCCCGCCCAGGGTGAAGCGGGAGGCCAGCTCCTGGAGCCGTCCCGCCCGGGCCCGCAGGTCCTCCACCGAGCGGGCGATGCGCTCCACCCCCGACACGGACTCGGCCGAGCGCTCCGACAGCGCCTGGATGCGCTCGGCGATGGCCTCGCCCGAGGACGACTGCCGCGCGTTCTGCTCCGCCAGGGCCTCCACGCGCTCGCCCAGCTCCTTCACGCCGGACAACAGCCGTGACAGCGCCTGCGCCGCGGCGGATGACAGGCCCCTGCCCTCGTCCACCTTCGAGGTGCCCCGGCGCATCAGCTCCACCGCCGCGGTGGTGTCCGCCTCGTGCTTCGTCAGCAGAACCTGCACCTGGTCCGCCGCCTCGTGCGTGCGCTCCGCCAGCTTGCGCACCTCGCCGGCGACCACGGAGAAGCCCTTGCCGTGCTGGCCCGCGCGCACCGCCTCGATGGCGGTGTTCACCGCGAGCATCCGCGTCTCGTCCGCCACCGCCTGGATGAGCTGGAGCATCCGCGACGTCGCGCGGCCGGAGGCCTGCAGCTCCTCCACCGTGCGCGCCGAGCGCTCCACCACGTCGACAATCTCCACCATCTTCCGCGACGCCTGGTCCACCGCGGCGCCGCCCTCGCGCGCCACCTGTCCGTGGCTCGACGCCGAGCGCGCCGCCACCCGCGCGTCCGCCGCGCCCAGCGAGACATGACGGCTCATCTCCTGCACGGCGCTGGCCGCGCGCTCGAGCGCCTCCGCCTGCTCGCGCGTCGTGCGCGACAGCCCGTCCGCGGAGAGACGGATGCGCTCCGCGTCCGCCGCCGTGTCACCCGCCGCCCGCGTCAGCGCGCCCACCACCTCGCCCAGCCCCGCCACCATGGTGTTGAACGCGCCGGTGAGCTGGCCCACCTCGTCCTCGGTCCGCGCCTCCACGCGCACGGACAAATCTCCTCGCGCCACCTGATGCGCCGCCAGCGCGAGCGCGCGCACGGGCTTCACCACGCGGCGCGAGACGTACATCCCCGCCAGCGCCGCCAGCACCAGCGCCCCGCCCACGGCGATGAGGATGCGCTGGCGCACCGCCGCCACCTCCCGGTCGATGTCCTCCACGTACACGCCCGTGCCCAGCACCCAGCCCCACGGCTCGAAGAGCTTCACGTAGCTCTCCTTCGGGATGGGGTCTGGCGAGCCCGGCCGCGTCGCCTCGTAGCCCAGCGCGCCCTCGCCCCGCGCGCGCACCAGCGCGACGATGTCCGAGAACACCGGCCGCCCGCGCACGTCGCGGTAGCCCTTCATGTCCTGCCCCACCATCTTCGGCAGGTGCGGGTGCATGACCAGCCGCGTGTCCAGGTCGTTGACCCAGAAGTACTCCACCTGCGAGTAGCGCAGCGTCGACAGCAGCACGGACGCCTGCTGTTGCGCCTGGTCGCGCGTCAGCGTGCCGTCGCGCTCGCGCGCCTCGTACACCCGGAGGATGCCGTAGGCCGTCTCCACCGCCTGCCGCAGGCCGCGCACCCGGTCCGCGTGCAGCTGCGCGCGCAGCTGGGGCAACACGTAGCCCAGGATGGCGACGAGCAACGGCAGGGCGACCACGCCCATCGCCACACAGAGCTTCACCAGCAGGTTGCGCCGTCCGAGCGCCATCGGCGCGCAAGACTAGTCCTCAAGCCCTCGTCGCGCGCGACTCCCAAGGTCGTCCCCGCGTCGATTGCCACCGGTTGTCCCAGGTCTCGTCGTCTCCGGCGCACACCGTGTGCGGCAGGGCGAGCGTCGCGGCCCGCCTGCCTGCCTTCGTCACTGGCGACATGCGGGCGATGAGGTGGCGACGCGTCCGACAGGGGATACAACCCTGCGGGGTGGCCCTGGCGGTAGGACTCCCAGGCACCGTAGGAAAATCGACGCCCGACGTCCCAGGTCGTCCGCCTCCAGGGGCTCTCCCCCCGACTTCAGGGGGCCGGGTTGAGCGTGGAAGACAGCTCTTCCGTCGAGAGAAAGGGGCGGGTATCGAGGTACTCGGAACCCCGAAAGTCTCCCTCTACAGCGGTGACCCGCTGGGTGAACAACCTGAGGCTGACCCGACAAGTTCTGTCTGTCTGCCTCTATACGTCCTATGCCAGCGGCCAAACGTTTCGGGTCGGTAAGGCATGGACAAGAAACTGGCAACCACCATCGGAGCGGGAGCAAGAGCCGCGCGGTCCCGGCTGGAGCTCACCCAGGCTGACGTGGCCGAGCGCATCGACGTGGCCACGGAAGTGTATGGGCGGCTGGAGCGCGGCGGCATGCTTCCCAGCGTGCAGACGCTGCTGAAGCTGTGTCACGAGCTGCATGTCTCCGCGGACGAGCTGTTGGGGCTCGCCTCGCAGGGCGCCCCGCCCTCGCGCGTCAGCGAGTCGTCGTCGTCCCCACCCGAGCGGCCCGAGGTGCGCCGCCTGCTTCGCACCGTGCGTCAGCTCGAGGCCCCCCACGTGAAGCTCCTGGGGCTGGTGGCCAACGCCCTGGGCCGGCGCTGAAGCGCCCCGCCCGAAGTGAAGGGCGCCGGCCCGCGCCCACCCCCGCATCCCTCACAGATTGGACAGCAGGCGATCCAACTCGTCGGGCTTCACCGGCTTGACGATGTGCAGGTCGAACCCCGCCGCGAGCGCGCGGTCATGTCCCTCTGGCCCGCCGTAGCCGGTAATCGCCACCAGGCGGATGTCGTGGCCGATGCGCGTGCGCAGCTCCCGCGCCACCCGGTAGCCGTCCAGCCCCGGCAGGCCGATGTCCACCAGCGCCAGCTCCGGGGGCTTGCGCACCGCCAGCTCCACGCCCTGCAAGCCGTCCGGCGCCACCTCCACGTCGTGGCCCCACAGCTCCAAGAGCTCGCGCATGGCCTGACGCGCGTCCGGGTTGTCCTCCACCAGCAGGATGCGCCGGCCCGAGCGCGACACCGTGTTGACGGGCGGCGCCAGCGCCACCTCGTTCGCGTGCAGGAGTGGCAGCCGCACCACGAACTCGGAGCCCCTGCCGGAGCCGGGGCTCACCGCCTGCACCTGTCCACCGTGCAGGTGCACCAGCTGGCGCACCAGCGTCAGGCCGATGCCCAGGCCCCCGCGCGTGCGCTCCAGCGAGGTGTCCGCCTGCGCGAACAGGTCGAAGATGCGCGGCAGCACGTCCTGGGGGATGCCGATGCCCGTGTCGCGCACCCGCACCACCGCCTGCGCCGTGCCGTCCACGCCCTCCCTCTCCACGCGCAGGGAGATGTGCCCGCTGTCGGTGTACTTGGCCGCGTTGTCGAGCAGGTTGGTGAAGACCTGCTCCAGCCGCGTGGCGTCGCCGGTGAGCACCAGCGGCCCCTCGGGCATCGACACCTCCAGCCCCAGGCCGCGCGCCTCGGTGATGGGGCGGATGACCTGCACCACCTGGAGCAGCACCGCGCGCAGGTCCAGCCGGCCCGAGCGCAGCTCCACCTTGCCGCGGGTGATCCGGCTCACGTCCAAGAGGTCGTCCACCAGCCGCGCCAGGTGGTTGGTCTGGCGGTGGATGATGCCGCGCATCCGCGCTTCCTTCGTGTCATCCGTCGGCTTGCGCTCCAGGATGCCGATGGACGTCATGATGGCGGCGAGCGGGTTTCGCAGCTCGTGCGCGAGCATGGCCAGGAACTCGTCCTTGCGCCGGTCCATCTCCGCCAGCTCGTCCGCGCGCCGCCGCGCCGCCTGCTCCGCGTGACGCAGCCGCAAGAGCGAGCGCACCGTGGCGATGAGCTCCGAGGACTCGAAGGGCTGGGTGAGGTACGCGTCCGCGCCGGCGTCCAGGCCGCGCGCCTTCTTGTCGGACGTGACGAAGGTGGCGGACGTGTGCATCACCGCGATGGAGGCGGTGTCCGGGTTGGCCCGCAGGCGCGCGCAGACCTCATAGCCGCTGATGTCCGGCAGCTTCACGTCCAGGACGATGACGTCCGGACGGTGCTGCTCGGCCAAGAGCAGCGCGGCCATGCCGGTGGCCGCCTCGATGACGTGGTAGCCCGCCATCTCGAGGATGCGGTTGACCAGGTATCGGTTCGCGTCGTCGTCGTTGACGTTGAGGACGGTGGCCAGTCGCGGTTCAACCACGGCGCCCCTCCTGGTGGATGTTCGACCCCAGTCCCGCCTTGGTCAGCGCGTCGCGGATGCGGCCGATGGCCACCTCGCGGCTGAGGGTGTGTTTGGAGAGGATGGCCGTGGTCTCGTTCGCCAGCCGGGCCCGCTCCTCCTCGCGCAGCTCGTGCGAGGTGTGGAGGATGACCGGAATCTCCCGCGTGCGCGGGTCCCCCTTCAGCTCGTCCAGCACGTCGAAGGCGGTGATGTCCGGCAGCACGAAGTCCAGGAAGATGAGCTGCGGCACCTGCTCGCGCGCCAGCCGCACGCCGTCCTTGCCACCGGCGGCCTCCAGCAGCACGTAGGGCGTGTCCTTGAGCAGCTGCTTGAGCAGGTAGCGGTGCACGTCGTCGTCGTCGATGATGAGCACCCGCTCCACGGGGCCGCTGCGCGCCAGCTCCTGGAGCTTCTTCTGCAGGCGGACCTCGTCCACCGGCTTGAGCCAGAACTCGTCCGCGCCCAGCGCGCGCGCCTTCTGCTCGCGGTCCGTCACCGTCACCACGAGGATGGGGATGTCGCGCGTGGCCTCGCCGTTCTTCATCTCCGCGAGGAAGTTCCAGCTCGTCTCGCCCTCCAGCATCACGTCCAGCACCATGGCGGCGGGCCGCACGCGCTGGAGCACGCGGCGGGCCTCGTCCGTGCTGCGCACCGGCAGCACCTGGAAGCCCGAGCGGGCCAGGTACTTCTCGTAGAGGAACAAGGTCTGCCGGTCGTCCTCCAGCACCAGCACCGGCGCGCGGCTGGTGTCCAGGTGCTGGCTGCGCTCGGACAGCCCCGCCATCTCCGAGACCTCCATGTGCACGCGGGGCAGGATGATGGTGAAGGTGGAGCCCTCGCCCGGCACGCTCTGCAGCGAGAGCGTGCCGCCGAGCAGCTCCACCAGCCGGCGCGCCAGCGGCAGGCCCAGGCCCGTGCCCTTCACCTTGCGCTGCAGGTGGCTGTCCAGCTGGGTGAACTCCTCGAAGACGCGCTCCTGGTCCGCCGGGGCGATGCCGATGCCCGTGTCCTTCACGGTGAAGACCACCGTGTCGCGCTGGCCCATGGCCGCGCTGACGGTGACGTGGCCGGCCTCGGTGAACTTCAGCGCGTTGGACACCAGGTTGCGCAGCACCTGGCTCAGCCGCGTCTCGTCCGTCTCCAGCTCCAGCGGCGTCTCCGGCTCCACCAGCCGCAGGTCCACCGGCGAGCCCGGCGGCAGCATGGGCTTCATCA
It encodes:
- a CDS encoding acyl-CoA synthetase, whose protein sequence is MPIVHDWLARRAALDPDHLALVDATQGGRRSSYREWDARASRTAAYLHHALGVRRGERVAVLAHNRVETLDLLFACAKLGAILQPLNWRLSAPELSGILADAEPVVLVYGSELRAQSLAVREHAPFVRHWLTFDGPGADERHFVAERDAAPESPLPALELEAEAPWVLCYTGGSTGVPKAAVLTHGSLAANAVNTVVSWGLTSDDVAVLNAPLFHTGGLNVFTLPLVYVGGASVVCKGFEVEQVFDLIERREVSLFFGVPTMFIELQRHARFEAMDFSHLKLVVSGGAPCPPPVFERFFAKGVAFKTGYGLTEAGPNNFWLPPADVRRKPGFVGVPLFQVEARIDGERQPGDVGELLLRGPHVCAGYWRRPEETARTIIGGWLHTGDLALRDAEGCFRIVGRHKDLIISGGENIYPAEVESVLAGHPDVAEVAVIGVPDAKWGETPRALVVPRAGTTPTAESLLSFCEGRLARYKTPRSVRFVESLPRTSAGKVDRRALSAAHGQP
- a CDS encoding ricin-type beta-trefoil lectin domain protein translates to MNRRLHALRTATALFTTLALPGAALAASEDISPEVLTAMQRDLGLTAEQARQRLETEALTVHTERTLRGELGTSFGGAWLNETGDRLVVGVTTAAGEQAARRAGAEPRWVTRTERELDALKEALDRGADVASKDIHGWYVDLPTNSVVVLARDAAVVNAERFVAESGAADTAVRVVISQEKPRPFYDLRGGDAYYINGNTRCSIGFPVAGGFVTAGHCGGVNSSTQGHNGAGQGTVRGSSFPNNDYAWVQVNGNWASQPWVYNYAGGNVIVAGSAEAGINASVCRSGSTTGWRCGVIQAKNVTVNYDVGPVYGLTRSNACAAGGDSGGSFISGNQAQGVTSGGSGDCNTGGTTYFQPVNEILSVYGLSLTTNGGSGGREIVGLAGKCIDVDHSNTANGTAIQLWDCNGSNAQKWTFHGDGTLRAFGKCMDVTWGSTANGALIQLHDCTGNPAQQFVLSGAGDLVNPQANKCVDVSEWNSNNGTRLQIWECAGTANQKWYLR
- a CDS encoding response regulator transcription factor, encoding MEQLSRPSLEEGTIQVLLVEDDERLARLTARYLQEHGLVVTLAHSGSDALAESNRHVFDVILLDLMLPGRDGLEVCRDLRGRTDVPIIMVTARGEEADRVLGLETGADDYLAKPYSSRELLARIRAQVRRARGKAGPSSQPVQAGRLMMDPRSLRATLDGRALHLTTYEFSLLRVLAERAGRVLSREQLLDLVKGSADEVFDRSVDVHIFRLRQKLEVDPRNPLMLKTVRGAGYMLATGEES
- a CDS encoding sensor histidine kinase — encoded protein: MSRRPRTPGRLLLRIYLVGIAQLVLVVATLFAARSFVVDKPLRHGFIRHAAYNIREWEELLEDPVALQASLDRAARLLEAKVTLRDASGRLIATNTSAPAPELTPVELDELVLHGERLSRGRPPHSLTLPIPEEGPLEAYATIITRPPEPPPGNTALVVCAVLLSTAITSLAFARTLARPLQRLAEVARALGEGKLDTRTGIRRRDELGQVAEAFDEMACRLTHLLRSQKELLANVSHELRTPLARIRVALDLAEEGNAETAREMLSDITSDLAELEQLVDDVLTAARLDLTTGNAGVGAPPLRQEQVEVQSLVDKAASRFRTARPGRVLEVSVEGSLPPVEVDPVLLRRALDNLLDNAGKYSEPKSPVRLRAQAAGTPDTLSLEVADEGIGIESEDLLRVGTPFFRTDRSRARRTGGIGMGLALARRIVDAHGGTLTLESQPGVGTTARILLPLPPSELTTGRRETSSPPGHRRGA
- a CDS encoding DUF2378 family protein, producing MALALTRAPGREPVVFGYALETLLAAAAPLTELTQKALERQGIFALRPLHTAYPCAVWPQSIQLLSATTLPHLSREEAEYELGLRFARAFIQARLGTALQDFAQVVGPEKMLLRLSRSLRSINNFLDASVTPTGDDGGWELSLYPVREFLDHPRRRADPPHFMRGLLTFAFQHSGAPTARVTLTRHDDARAVTTFHVGL
- a CDS encoding methyl-accepting chemotaxis protein, which produces MALGRRNLLVKLCVAMGVVALPLLVAILGYVLPQLRAQLHADRVRGLRQAVETAYGILRVYEARERDGTLTRDQAQQQASVLLSTLRYSQVEYFWVNDLDTRLVMHPHLPKMVGQDMKGYRDVRGRPVFSDIVALVRARGEGALGYEATRPGSPDPIPKESYVKLFEPWGWVLGTGVYVEDIDREVAAVRQRILIAVGGALVLAALAGMYVSRRVVKPVRALALAAHQVARGDLSVRVEARTEDEVGQLTGAFNTMVAGLGEVVGALTRAAGDTAADAERIRLSADGLSRTTREQAEALERAASAVQEMSRHVSLGAADARVAARSASSHGQVAREGGAAVDQASRKMVEIVDVVERSARTVEELQASGRATSRMLQLIQAVADETRMLAVNTAIEAVRAGQHGKGFSVVAGEVRKLAERTHEAADQVQVLLTKHEADTTAAVELMRRGTSKVDEGRGLSSAAAQALSRLLSGVKELGERVEALAEQNARQSSSGEAIAERIQALSERSAESVSGVERIARSVEDLRARAGRLQELASRFTLGGPSGSGR
- a CDS encoding helix-turn-helix transcriptional regulator; translated protein: MDKKLATTIGAGARAARSRLELTQADVAERIDVATEVYGRLERGGMLPSVQTLLKLCHELHVSADELLGLASQGAPPSRVSESSSSPPERPEVRRLLRTVRQLEAPHVKLLGLVANALGRR
- a CDS encoding response regulator, whose protein sequence is MVEPRLATVLNVNDDDANRYLVNRILEMAGYHVIEAATGMAALLLAEQHRPDVIVLDVKLPDISGYEVCARLRANPDTASIAVMHTSATFVTSDKKARGLDAGADAYLTQPFESSELIATVRSLLRLRHAEQAARRRADELAEMDRRKDEFLAMLAHELRNPLAAIMTSIGILERKPTDDTKEARMRGIIHRQTNHLARLVDDLLDVSRITRGKVELRSGRLDLRAVLLQVVQVIRPITEARGLGLEVSMPEGPLVLTGDATRLEQVFTNLLDNAAKYTDSGHISLRVEREGVDGTAQAVVRVRDTGIGIPQDVLPRIFDLFAQADTSLERTRGGLGIGLTLVRQLVHLHGGQVQAVSPGSGRGSEFVVRLPLLHANEVALAPPVNTVSRSGRRILLVEDNPDARQAMRELLELWGHDVEVAPDGLQGVELAVRKPPELALVDIGLPGLDGYRVARELRTRIGHDIRLVAITGYGGPEGHDRALAAGFDLHIVKPVKPDELDRLLSNL